GATCACATAGCGATCTTCAAGGTCGACCGTCGTGCGGGCATTATGCTCGGTGATCATCAGCTCATGCAGCTTTTCGCCCGGCCGGATGCCAACCAGCTTCTTTTTGCAGCCGGGCGCCAGTGCCTCGGCAAGGTCCGTGATCCGCATCGAAGGGATTTTCGGCACAAAAATTTCGCCGCCGCGCATGATGGGCAGGCAGGAAAGCGTGAAGGCGACGGCCTGCTCCAGCGTGATCCAGAAACGGGTCATATGAATATCGGTGATCGGCAGCTCCGTCGCCCCGTCCGCCAGCAGCTTGCGGAAGAAGGGAATGACGCTGCCGCGCGAACCCAGCACATTGCCATAACGCACCACGGCAAAACGGGTACCGGTGCCGGCAGCAAGGGCGTTTGCCGCCACGAAGATCTTGTCCGACGCCAGCTTGGAGGCGCCATAAAGGTTGATCGGGTTCACCGCCTTGTCAGTCGACAGCGCGATCACCTGCTTCACGTTCGAGCGGATCGCCGCCTGCACGACATTCTCGGCACCGATCACGTTGGTTCGGATACATTCGAAGGGGTTATATTCAGCAAGCGGCACCTGCTTTTGCGCGGCCGCGTGGATCACGATATCCACCCCGCGGAACGCCATGATCAGCCGGTCCACATCGCGCACATCGCCAACGAAGAAACGAACCTTCGCCTGATCGCGCTTCGACAGGCTGTTCTGCAGCTCGAAATGGGCATTCTCGCCCCGCGCCAGCACAATCACCCGCCGCGGATTATGTGCGGTAAGCAAATGCCGAAGCATAGCCTTACCGAACGAACCTGTGCCGCCCGTGATCAGGATCGACTTGCCGTTTACCTGACTGTTCAGGAGGCCTTCCATATCCACTGCCATGCTATCAGTCCCCTCCAGCTACTTATGAACAAGGCTCGCGGCGCTTAGACCGGACGCGCCGTGACGAGCAAATGCCACCCTAGCTGCCGCTCGAGCGCCCGGAACATTTCGTCAGGCATGCTCTCGAACCACGGCTGCCTTACATACTCATACTGCTTATAGGGTTCTATTTGGTATGGAAAAATATGGTCTTGCCTGCAGTCAACGATTTCAAACCCCGTCAGCAAGTCGCGTACTTCCTGCTCGGTGTAGGTAAAAGCTACCGGGCAACCGAACTGCGCTTCTGGCTGGTCCAGCCCTTCTTCGATCATCGCGGCTTTCCAGCTGTTGCGGGCATAGAGCATGATACGCAGCTCTCCGTCAGGCTTGATGAGCTTGCGAATTTCGCCAATGGCGCGCTCTGGCGAAGGCGTATGGTGCAGCACCCCGAACGAGTAGATGAGATCGAAGGTCTCTCCGCCGAGTAGCTCGCTCAACTGCTCCGCATTACCCTCAAGCAGGCGACCATCCAGACCAAAGAGCTCAAAGCGCTTCCGCGTAATGTCCAGACTTTCGGATGACAACTCGACCGCCGTATAGTCTGCACCATTGCGGACGAAGTTGACGGCATCGGTGCCGATTCCGCAGCCGATTTCCAGAACCCTTTTTCCCTTCCAGTCGGGAAAGCCTGCAAAGCCCGGGATATGAGGTTCAACGAAATATTTCCGCGTCTCGACCTGGTCAAAATACTCTTTCGTACCAACCTCGGCGGGCGAATGCCTGATGTTGCACGGGCGCCTGTTCCAATAGTCCCTTACAGCATCGATTGATTGCGACATGGAAGTCTCCACACTTTTCCGAAAAACATATTGTTCATTTACACTTAAATGAAAACGTCAACTCGTCCTATGGGCATGCGGATAGAATTCTGCCTGCGCCCTTCGACCTGTAAATCTCGACAATAGTTCCAATTTCTGCTGCGATTCCAATTCAACCGGCAGCACCAGAAAATCACCAGAACGATCGGAAAAATAGGAAATGACATCGTTGCAATGTGCATCATATGATTCCGAGAACGCCTTCTCATCAAAGTACGAAAACCCGCCGTACATCTTTCTGAAGACTTCATCTTGCGGGGTGTCTTTATATTTCTCGATCATCTTTTCCCTGAAGAACATATTCCCACAGCTCTGCAACCACGTGCTCTTGTCCCTGGTCGTCAAAATGAATTTACTTCCTGGATAATGCTTGTCCAAATTTCTATAGTTTATAGATACTGGAATATCGTTCGCGAAATCGACATCATCCAATATTGAAAAATCCCGTCGCAACATAGCCGCAGCATCAGGATAATGCTGAACACGGAATCCAAAATTCTGCATTGATAAACTCAATGATTTGGTGCCGGTTCGGCTGCAGCCAATCCCAAATATCTTATTCATAGACTTCCAACCTATTTACATCCAAATCGTCGCCACACTATACGGATACCAAATGCATCATCCTATGTGCGACAATGTCTTCATCGTCGACAGTCCATCCATAGAAATTGGCATATAGATCCGTCAGAAACTGGATTCTTGATGGTGGTACAGTGAGTGGCGGCAAGGGACTATTTTTCATATTCGCCCGCAACGAATGGCCAATATGAAACGAGCGCACCAGCTCAACAAGTCCATGCAGCTTCGCCTCTGAGGGGAACCCCCATGCCTCGGGAGGAGCATCCAGCCACCGGGTCAGATCGTACCGGTATTTTCGAAAGGCTTCCTCTCCAAAACTTGTGCCTTCCATGCCTGTTGACTTGGCAAAGACCCCATAAGTGTTCAGATGCACGCAACCTGTCAAATATGCCGCCAAATCATAGGCCGCATCGTAGCCATGCATCTGATAGTCTTGATAAAAGCCATGCTTACCAAGCCAGGCAAACATGTCCTGCCTTACCTGTTCGTTCTCGCAGTTGTCGCTGCGATGCCCGATGTTCCTGGCATGAGAAAAATAAGCAAGAATTACAGGCGCCAAACGACGACAAACGTCGCGGGTCATCCCAATTCCCCACCGATGGATACCCCACATATACGACATGGGTAGAATGGCCGACGCCCTGACTTTCATTCGCTCATATGGAGCCCCCAACATGCCATGTGCAGAAACCATTCCCACCTGCGAAGAGCTTTGAGCGAATTCCAACAACCGCGACATCGCATGAAAGTAGTGCGGCGAAAGCTCAAGATCGTCTTCAAACATCAGAACTGCGTCTGCGTCCGATTCCACCGCGGAAAGCCATGCACGCTCGCAATTCCCATTTGGCCCGAGATTATGAGGCGCAGTGACAATTTCACTAACTGGTAGCCAGCCTTGAAAAACCCGCGCGCACTCTGCAACCAACCCGGCCTCATCAACCGCCGAGCGCGGCCCATCAAGAAACAGTCTGATCGACCTGATCTGCAGACTACCTGCCCTCTGCGCAGCGATAGAGCTCGCCAACCGGTCGAGGCAATGTGGTCGGTTGAACCCTTTTACGATGATATCGACAAGCATAGCCCCACTCATCACTCGCCCCATCTATCAACGAATCTGTCGCGCTCATCGCAGGAATACAAGCACGCCACGTACGGCAGGGAGGCATAGCGGGCAGCAAGGCGCTCCGGTATACGCAACCGTGCCTTCAACCTTTTATAGAGCTCGGCGTAAAGCTTTGTTTTACTATGGTTCTCCTCGACGTTAACAGATGGCTTGAGGAGAATTGA
The Gimibacter soli DNA segment above includes these coding regions:
- the pseB gene encoding UDP-N-acetylglucosamine 4,6-dehydratase (inverting), with amino-acid sequence MAVDMEGLLNSQVNGKSILITGGTGSFGKAMLRHLLTAHNPRRVIVLARGENAHFELQNSLSKRDQAKVRFFVGDVRDVDRLIMAFRGVDIVIHAAAQKQVPLAEYNPFECIRTNVIGAENVVQAAIRSNVKQVIALSTDKAVNPINLYGASKLASDKIFVAANALAAGTGTRFAVVRYGNVLGSRGSVIPFFRKLLADGATELPITDIHMTRFWITLEQAVAFTLSCLPIMRGGEIFVPKIPSMRITDLAEALAPGCKKKLVGIRPGEKLHELMITEHNARTTVDLEDRYVIEPEWNFWDRKSLASEGQPLVAPDFEYASDKNDRWMSVEELREILAQIPAQSA
- a CDS encoding class I SAM-dependent methyltransferase — encoded protein: MSQSIDAVRDYWNRRPCNIRHSPAEVGTKEYFDQVETRKYFVEPHIPGFAGFPDWKGKRVLEIGCGIGTDAVNFVRNGADYTAVELSSESLDITRKRFELFGLDGRLLEGNAEQLSELLGGETFDLIYSFGVLHHTPSPERAIGEIRKLIKPDGELRIMLYARNSWKAAMIEEGLDQPEAQFGCPVAFTYTEQEVRDLLTGFEIVDCRQDHIFPYQIEPYKQYEYVRQPWFESMPDEMFRALERQLGWHLLVTARPV
- a CDS encoding sulfotransferase, with the translated sequence MNKIFGIGCSRTGTKSLSLSMQNFGFRVQHYPDAAAMLRRDFSILDDVDFANDIPVSINYRNLDKHYPGSKFILTTRDKSTWLQSCGNMFFREKMIEKYKDTPQDEVFRKMYGGFSYFDEKAFSESYDAHCNDVISYFSDRSGDFLVLPVELESQQKLELLSRFTGRRAQAEFYPHAHRTS
- a CDS encoding glycosyltransferase family 2 protein, whose translation is MLVDIIVKGFNRPHCLDRLASSIAAQRAGSLQIRSIRLFLDGPRSAVDEAGLVAECARVFQGWLPVSEIVTAPHNLGPNGNCERAWLSAVESDADAVLMFEDDLELSPHYFHAMSRLLEFAQSSSQVGMVSAHGMLGAPYERMKVRASAILPMSYMWGIHRWGIGMTRDVCRRLAPVILAYFSHARNIGHRSDNCENEQVRQDMFAWLGKHGFYQDYQMHGYDAAYDLAAYLTGCVHLNTYGVFAKSTGMEGTSFGEEAFRKYRYDLTRWLDAPPEAWGFPSEAKLHGLVELVRSFHIGHSLRANMKNSPLPPLTVPPSRIQFLTDLYANFYGWTVDDEDIVAHRMMHLVSV